In a single window of the Bradyrhizobium sp. ORS 285 genome:
- a CDS encoding IS5 family transposase, with product MVERNVGQMSLADSLVRKSRSSILDEVGAVVDWAPLRSLLGKRGGDGAGNSSYPAEVLLRCLLAGIWHNLSDPALEAAIADRLSFRRFVGLSLHDRTPDHTTLWRFRQELAKDGLIEKIFEEINRQFEAKHLILKQGTLVDASLIPARARPPRKASKEREETSPKPSVDPDAKWGKKGKKSVFGYKIHTGVDAGHTIIRRIHMTDASVTDTKPADRLFCGDEKAVYGDQAYYTHRRHARLKKAGIKDRLMHRANKHHALTARQKQRNKLIAKVRAEVERPYAVLKEQYGLRRMRFFNYTRNKVQVVLACCAYNLRRVAGILSSPRERHACG from the coding sequence ATGGTCGAGCGCAATGTCGGACAGATGAGCCTGGCGGACAGCTTGGTTCGTAAGTCGCGAAGCAGCATCCTGGACGAAGTCGGCGCTGTGGTGGACTGGGCGCCGTTGCGGTCGCTGCTCGGCAAGCGAGGTGGCGACGGCGCTGGTAACAGCAGCTATCCGGCGGAGGTCCTGCTGCGGTGTTTGCTCGCCGGAATCTGGCACAATTTGTCCGATCCGGCGCTGGAAGCTGCCATTGCGGACCGTCTGTCGTTCCGTCGCTTTGTCGGCCTCAGCCTGCACGACCGCACGCCGGATCACACCACGCTGTGGCGGTTCAGGCAGGAACTTGCCAAGGATGGACTGATTGAGAAGATATTCGAGGAGATCAACCGTCAGTTCGAAGCCAAGCATCTGATCTTGAAGCAGGGCACCCTCGTGGATGCCTCATTGATTCCGGCTCGTGCGAGACCGCCTCGAAAAGCGTCCAAAGAGCGAGAGGAGACCTCGCCAAAGCCCTCTGTCGACCCCGATGCGAAGTGGGGAAAGAAAGGCAAAAAGAGCGTGTTCGGCTATAAGATCCACACCGGCGTGGATGCGGGTCACACGATCATTCGCCGCATTCATATGACGGATGCCTCGGTCACGGACACCAAGCCCGCGGATCGGCTGTTCTGCGGTGACGAGAAAGCGGTTTATGGCGATCAGGCTTACTACACCCATCGCCGGCATGCGCGCCTGAAGAAGGCTGGCATCAAGGACCGTTTGATGCACCGGGCGAACAAGCATCACGCACTTACAGCCCGGCAAAAGCAGCGCAATAAATTGATCGCAAAGGTGCGCGCAGAGGTTGAAAGACCCTATGCGGTTCTCAAGGAACAATATGGTCTGCGGCGCATGCGCTTCTTCAATTACACGCGCAACAAGGTCCAGGTTGTTCTTGCTTGCTGTGCCTACAATCTACGTCGCGTCGCGGGTATCCTATCCTCACCACGGGAGAGGCATGCCTGCGGATGA
- a CDS encoding divergent polysaccharide deacetylase family protein — MTETADELSAPLGQTEKRRRRRIRLPFTALQALAMLLGLFLVVFGGFAMFSDNPLGGEPVARVAINEGAKPDDKAAKPETKPDAKAEHGAAAAKPEGERKTITIIDGSSGARQEVAIGTGGDAAEPGSTAPASQMPGVDPRLLEKSRYGVIPVMADGLKPFTAYAADADRAKAARMPAVAIVIGGLGVGAAKTVDAIMKLPPAVTLAFTPYGSDPTKLAERARAQRHEILLQVPMEPYDYPDNDPGPQTLLATLGPDQNIDRLFWHMSRLQGYVGIGNFMGARFVATEAAMQPIVNEAAKRGLALFDDGAAPRSVAASLATGRAMPFAKGDVAIDAVPTSVEIDNALAKLESLAKERGVAVGTASALPVSIDRIGTWIKGLDRKGILLVPLTTAMLKSKSN, encoded by the coding sequence ATGACAGAGACGGCCGATGAGCTGAGCGCCCCGCTCGGGCAGACGGAAAAGCGTCGCAGGCGCCGCATTCGGCTTCCCTTCACGGCGCTGCAGGCCCTTGCCATGCTGCTCGGCCTGTTCCTGGTCGTGTTCGGCGGCTTCGCCATGTTCAGCGATAATCCGCTCGGCGGCGAGCCTGTCGCCCGGGTCGCCATCAATGAGGGCGCCAAGCCTGACGACAAGGCGGCAAAGCCCGAGACCAAGCCCGACGCAAAAGCCGAGCATGGTGCGGCGGCAGCCAAGCCCGAGGGCGAGCGCAAGACGATCACCATCATCGACGGCTCCAGCGGCGCCCGCCAGGAAGTCGCGATCGGCACCGGAGGCGACGCTGCCGAACCAGGATCCACCGCTCCGGCCAGCCAGATGCCCGGCGTCGATCCGCGCCTCCTCGAAAAGTCCCGCTACGGCGTGATCCCGGTGATGGCCGACGGGTTGAAGCCGTTCACGGCCTATGCGGCGGACGCCGACCGCGCCAAGGCGGCGCGGATGCCGGCGGTCGCGATCGTGATCGGCGGGCTCGGCGTCGGCGCCGCCAAGACCGTCGATGCGATCATGAAACTGCCCCCGGCGGTGACCCTGGCCTTCACGCCCTACGGATCCGATCCGACCAAGCTGGCCGAACGGGCCCGGGCGCAGCGCCACGAGATCCTGCTGCAGGTACCGATGGAGCCCTACGACTATCCCGACAACGACCCCGGACCGCAGACGCTGCTCGCGACGCTCGGACCCGACCAGAACATCGACCGCCTGTTCTGGCATATGAGCCGGTTGCAGGGTTATGTCGGCATCGGCAATTTCATGGGCGCGCGCTTCGTCGCAACTGAGGCGGCGATGCAGCCGATCGTGAACGAGGCCGCCAAGCGCGGGCTGGCGCTGTTCGACGATGGCGCGGCGCCGCGCAGCGTGGCTGCGTCGCTCGCCACGGGCCGCGCGATGCCCTTTGCCAAAGGCGACGTCGCCATCGACGCGGTGCCGACCTCGGTCGAAATCGACAATGCGCTGGCCAAGCTGGAGAGCCTCGCCAAGGAGCGCGGGGTCGCCGTCGGCACGGCCTCGGCGCTGCCGGTCTCCATCGACCGCATCGGGACCTGGATCAAGGGACTCGATCGCAAGGGCATTCTGCTGGTGCCATTGACAACCGCGATGCTCAAATCAAAATCGAACTGA
- a CDS encoding F0F1 ATP synthase subunit gamma: protein MASLKDMRVRIASTKATQKITKAMQMVAASKLRRAQLAAEAARPYAEKMDAVISNIAAASAGSPASSKLLAGTGRDQVHLLLVCTGERGLSGAFNSSIVRLARERALALMNQGKEVKFFCVGRKGYEQLRRQFEKQIIAHVDLRSVRQIGFVNAEDIAKQVIARFDAGEFDVCTLFYSRFKSVIAQIPTAQQIIPLVVEAPAANAAPVALYEYEPEEDEILSSLLPRNVGVQIFRALLENNASFYGAQMSAMDNATRNAGEMIRKQTLVYNRTRQAMITKELIEIISGAEAV, encoded by the coding sequence ATGGCGTCACTGAAAGATATGCGGGTCCGCATCGCCTCGACCAAGGCGACGCAGAAGATCACCAAGGCCATGCAGATGGTCGCGGCCTCCAAGCTGCGCCGCGCGCAGCTCGCGGCCGAGGCGGCGCGTCCCTATGCCGAGAAGATGGACGCGGTCATCTCGAACATCGCGGCGGCTTCCGCCGGCTCGCCGGCGAGCTCGAAGCTGCTGGCCGGCACCGGGCGCGACCAGGTTCACCTGCTGCTGGTCTGCACCGGCGAGCGTGGCCTGTCCGGCGCGTTCAACTCGTCGATCGTGCGTCTGGCCCGCGAGCGCGCGCTGGCCCTGATGAACCAGGGCAAGGAAGTGAAGTTCTTCTGCGTCGGCCGCAAGGGCTACGAGCAGCTCCGCCGCCAGTTCGAGAAGCAGATCATCGCCCATGTTGACCTGCGCTCGGTGCGCCAGATCGGCTTCGTCAATGCCGAGGACATCGCCAAGCAGGTGATCGCCCGCTTCGATGCCGGCGAGTTCGACGTCTGCACGCTGTTCTATTCGCGCTTCAAGTCGGTGATCGCCCAGATCCCGACCGCCCAGCAGATCATTCCGCTGGTGGTCGAGGCGCCCGCTGCCAACGCCGCGCCGGTCGCGCTCTACGAGTACGAGCCGGAGGAGGACGAGATCCTGTCCTCGCTGCTGCCGCGCAACGTCGGCGTCCAGATCTTCCGCGCGCTGCTCGAGAACAACGCCTCGTTCTACGGCGCGCAGATGTCGGCGATGGACAACGCCACCCGCAACGCCGGTGAGATGATCCGCAAGCAGACGCTGGTCTACAACCGCACGCGTCAGGCGATGATCACCAAGGAACTGATCGAAATCATTTCGGGTGCCGAGGCGGTCTAA
- a CDS encoding RNA pyrophosphohydrolase, giving the protein MTRYEDLPYRTCVGIALINSEGLVFIGRRAGGIEHVDDTHVWQMPQGGVDPGEDAWEAAKRELYEETSVRSVEKLAEIDDWLTYDIPRTVAGRAWKGRYRGQRQKWFALRFTGKDAEIDVERPGGGHHKAEFITWRWEPMQNLPTLIVPFKRPVYERVVKEFTPLAGT; this is encoded by the coding sequence ATGACGCGCTACGAGGACCTGCCCTACCGCACCTGCGTCGGCATCGCGCTGATCAACTCGGAAGGGCTGGTGTTCATCGGTCGCCGTGCCGGCGGCATCGAGCATGTCGACGACACCCATGTCTGGCAGATGCCGCAGGGCGGCGTCGATCCGGGCGAGGACGCCTGGGAAGCCGCCAAGCGCGAGCTGTATGAGGAGACCAGCGTCCGCTCGGTCGAGAAGCTGGCCGAGATCGACGACTGGCTGACGTACGACATTCCCCGCACCGTCGCCGGCCGGGCGTGGAAGGGCCGCTATCGCGGCCAGCGCCAGAAATGGTTCGCGCTGCGCTTCACCGGCAAGGACGCCGAGATCGACGTCGAGCGTCCCGGCGGCGGCCACCACAAGGCCGAGTTCATCACCTGGCGCTGGGAGCCGATGCAGAACCTGCCCACGCTGATCGTGCCGTTCAAAAGGCCGGTCTATGAGCGCGTGGTCAAGGAATTCACGCCTCTCGCCGGCACCTGA
- a CDS encoding F0F1 ATP synthase subunit delta produces MAAEDPSVSGVSGRYATALFELARDEKSVDAVKADLDKFNALLDESADLKRLVRSPVFGADTQLKALNAVLDKAGIGGVAANVLRVLTKNRRLFAVADVIRAFNALVAKYKGEATADVVVAESLSDKNLDALKASLKTVTGKDVALNVKVDPAIIGGLVVKLGSRMIDSSLRTKLNSIKHAMKEAG; encoded by the coding sequence GTGGCTGCTGAAGATCCCTCCGTATCCGGTGTGTCCGGTCGTTACGCGACGGCCCTGTTTGAGCTGGCCCGTGACGAAAAGTCCGTCGATGCGGTTAAGGCCGATCTCGACAAGTTCAATGCCCTTCTCGATGAGAGCGCTGACCTGAAGCGTCTTGTCCGCAGCCCGGTGTTCGGCGCGGACACGCAGCTCAAGGCGCTCAATGCCGTGCTCGACAAGGCCGGCATCGGCGGCGTCGCCGCGAATGTCCTGCGGGTGCTGACCAAGAACCGTCGCCTGTTCGCAGTTGCCGACGTGATCCGCGCCTTCAACGCGCTGGTCGCCAAATATAAGGGAGAGGCCACGGCGGACGTCGTCGTCGCCGAGTCGCTCTCCGACAAGAATCTCGACGCCTTGAAGGCCTCACTGAAGACGGTGACCGGCAAGGACGTTGCGCTCAACGTGAAGGTGGATCCAGCGATCATCGGCGGGCTTGTCGTCAAGCTCGGCAGCCGGATGATCGACAGTTCGCTTCGCACCAAACTCAACTCGATCAAGCACGCGATGAAAGAGGCAGGCTGA
- a CDS encoding F0F1 ATP synthase subunit epsilon gives MATFHFDLVSPEKIAFSGEVDQVDVPGEQGDFGVLAGHAPFVATLRPGILTVTTGGSQQKIIVLGGLAEISEKGLTILADVATSLKELDQTAFAAEISGMEAKLNEKQGNELDRAIERLDHFKTIQQQLNTTALH, from the coding sequence ATGGCTACTTTCCACTTCGATCTCGTCTCGCCGGAAAAGATCGCCTTCTCGGGCGAGGTCGACCAGGTCGACGTGCCCGGCGAGCAGGGTGATTTCGGCGTGCTGGCCGGCCACGCACCGTTCGTCGCCACCTTGCGCCCAGGCATCCTGACGGTCACGACCGGCGGCTCGCAGCAGAAGATCATCGTGCTCGGCGGCCTCGCCGAGATCTCGGAGAAGGGTCTCACCATCCTCGCCGACGTCGCGACGTCGCTGAAGGAGCTGGATCAGACCGCCTTTGCCGCCGAGATCTCCGGCATGGAAGCCAAGCTGAACGAGAAGCAGGGCAACGAACTCGATCGGGCGATCGAGCGGCTCGATCACTTCAAGACGATCCAGCAGCAGCTCAACACGACGGCGCTGCACTGA
- the atpD gene encoding F0F1 ATP synthase subunit beta produces MATAANQIGRVTQVIGAVVDVQFEGHLPAILNSLETKNGGNRLVLEVAQHLGESTVRAIAMDTTEGLVRGQEVTDTGAPIRVPVGEGTLGRIINVIGEPIDEAGPVKADNVRAIHQEAPTYTDQSTEAEILVTGIKVVDLLAPYAKGGKIGLFGGAGVGKTVLIQELINNVAKAHGGYSVFAGVGERTREGNDLYHEFIESKVNADPHNPDPSVKSKCALVFGQMNEPPGARARVALTGLTIAEDFRDKGQDVLFFVDNIFRFTQAGSEVSALLGRIPSAVGYQPTLATDMGALQERITTTTKGSITSVQAIYVPADDLTDPAPATSFAHLDATTTLSRSIAEKGIYPAVDPLDSTSRMLSPLVVGEEHYAVARQVQQVLQRYKALQDIIAILGMDELSEEDKLTVARARKVERFMSQPFHVAEIFTGSPGKFVELADTIKGFKGLVEGKYDHLPEAAFYMVGTIEEAVEKGKKLAAEAA; encoded by the coding sequence ATGGCTACCGCAGCCAACCAGATCGGTCGCGTCACCCAGGTGATCGGCGCTGTCGTCGACGTTCAGTTCGAAGGTCACCTGCCCGCAATTCTCAACTCGCTGGAAACGAAGAACGGCGGCAACCGCCTCGTGCTCGAGGTTGCGCAGCATCTCGGCGAGTCCACCGTGCGCGCGATCGCGATGGACACCACGGAAGGTCTCGTGCGCGGTCAGGAAGTGACCGACACCGGCGCTCCGATCCGCGTTCCCGTCGGCGAAGGCACGCTCGGCCGCATCATCAACGTGATCGGCGAGCCGATCGACGAAGCCGGCCCGGTCAAGGCCGACAACGTCCGCGCCATCCACCAGGAAGCGCCGACCTACACCGACCAGTCGACCGAGGCTGAAATCCTCGTCACCGGCATCAAGGTCGTGGACCTGCTGGCTCCCTACGCCAAGGGCGGCAAGATCGGCCTGTTCGGCGGCGCCGGCGTCGGCAAGACCGTGCTGATTCAGGAGCTGATCAACAACGTCGCCAAGGCGCACGGTGGTTACTCGGTGTTCGCCGGCGTGGGCGAGCGTACCCGCGAGGGCAACGACCTCTATCACGAGTTCATCGAGTCCAAGGTCAACGCCGATCCGCACAACCCGGATCCGAGCGTGAAGTCGAAGTGCGCGCTGGTGTTCGGCCAGATGAACGAGCCGCCGGGCGCCCGCGCCCGCGTCGCGCTCACCGGTCTGACCATCGCGGAAGACTTCCGCGACAAGGGCCAGGACGTGCTGTTCTTCGTCGACAACATCTTCCGCTTCACCCAGGCCGGCTCGGAAGTGTCGGCGCTGCTCGGCCGTATTCCTTCGGCGGTGGGTTATCAGCCGACGCTCGCCACCGACATGGGCGCGCTGCAGGAGCGCATCACCACCACGACCAAGGGCTCGATCACCTCGGTGCAGGCCATCTACGTGCCGGCCGACGACTTGACCGACCCGGCGCCGGCGACCTCGTTCGCCCACTTGGACGCGACCACGACGCTGTCGCGCTCGATCGCCGAGAAGGGCATCTATCCGGCCGTTGACCCGCTCGACTCGACCTCGCGCATGCTCTCCCCGCTGGTCGTCGGCGAGGAGCACTACGCGGTCGCCCGTCAGGTGCAGCAGGTGCTCCAGCGCTACAAGGCGCTGCAGGACATCATCGCCATCCTGGGCATGGACGAGCTCTCGGAAGAGGACAAGCTGACGGTGGCGCGCGCCCGCAAGGTCGAGCGCTTCATGTCGCAGCCGTTCCACGTCGCCGAGATCTTCACCGGTTCGCCGGGCAAGTTCGTCGAGCTCGCCGACACCATCAAGGGCTTCAAGGGCCTGGTGGAAGGCAAGTATGACCACCTGCCGGAGGCTGCCTTCTACATGGTCGGCACCATCGAAGAGGCGGTCGAGAAGGGCAAGAAGCTGGCCGCCGAGGCGGCCTAA
- the atpA gene encoding F0F1 ATP synthase subunit alpha — protein sequence MDIRAAEISAILKDQIKNFGQEAEVTEVGQVLSVGDGIARVYGLDNVQAGEMVEFENGTRGMALNLETDNVGVVIFGADREIKEGQTVKRTRAIVDAPVGKGLLGRVVDALGNPIDGKGPIQFTERKRVDVKAPGIIPRKSVNEPMATGLKAIDALIPIGRGQRELIIGDRQTGKTAIALDTILNQKPLNAQPDEKIKLYCVYVAVGQKRSTVAQFVKVLEEQGALEYSIVVAATASDPAPMQYLAPFTGCTMGEYFRDNGMHAVIIYDDLSKQAVAYRQMSLLLRRPPGREAYPGDVFYLHSRLLERAAKLNETQGAGSLTALPVIETQANDVSAYIPTNVISITDGQIFLETDLFFQGIRPAVNVGLSVSRVGSSAQTKAMKKVAGKIKGELAQYREMAAFAQFGSDLDAATQRLLNRGSRLTELLKQPQFSPLKMEEQVCVIWAGTNGYLDGLPLNKVRAFEDGLLSLLRGKHADLLNTIRDTRDLSDDSAAKLKAAVEGFAKTFS from the coding sequence ATGGACATCCGCGCCGCGGAAATTTCCGCGATCCTCAAGGACCAGATCAAGAATTTCGGGCAGGAAGCCGAAGTCACCGAAGTCGGGCAGGTGCTGTCCGTCGGTGACGGTATCGCCCGCGTCTACGGTCTCGACAACGTCCAGGCCGGTGAAATGGTCGAGTTCGAGAACGGCACCCGCGGCATGGCGCTGAACCTCGAGACCGACAACGTCGGCGTCGTCATCTTCGGTGCCGACCGCGAGATCAAGGAAGGCCAAACCGTCAAGCGCACCCGCGCCATCGTGGACGCGCCGGTCGGCAAGGGCCTGCTCGGCCGCGTCGTCGACGCTCTCGGCAACCCGATCGACGGCAAAGGCCCGATCCAGTTCACCGAGCGCAAGCGCGTCGACGTCAAGGCGCCCGGCATCATTCCGCGCAAGTCGGTCAACGAGCCGATGGCCACCGGCCTGAAGGCGATCGACGCCCTGATCCCGATCGGCCGCGGCCAGCGCGAGCTGATCATTGGCGACCGCCAGACCGGCAAGACCGCGATCGCGCTCGACACCATCCTGAACCAGAAGCCGCTCAACGCGCAGCCCGACGAGAAGATCAAGCTGTACTGCGTCTACGTGGCCGTCGGTCAGAAGCGTTCGACCGTCGCCCAGTTCGTGAAGGTCCTGGAAGAGCAGGGCGCGCTGGAATACTCGATCGTGGTCGCCGCGACCGCGTCCGATCCGGCCCCGATGCAGTACCTGGCGCCGTTCACCGGCTGCACCATGGGCGAGTACTTCCGCGACAACGGCATGCACGCCGTCATCATCTATGACGACCTCTCCAAGCAGGCCGTCGCCTACCGCCAGATGTCGCTGCTGCTGCGCCGTCCGCCGGGCCGCGAAGCCTATCCGGGCGACGTGTTCTACCTGCACTCCCGCCTGCTCGAGCGCGCCGCCAAGCTGAACGAGACCCAGGGTGCCGGCTCGCTGACCGCCCTGCCGGTCATCGAAACCCAGGCCAACGACGTGTCGGCCTACATCCCGACCAACGTCATCTCGATCACCGACGGCCAGATCTTCCTGGAGACCGACCTGTTCTTCCAGGGCATCCGTCCCGCGGTGAACGTCGGTCTGTCGGTGTCGCGCGTCGGCTCGTCGGCGCAGACCAAGGCGATGAAGAAGGTCGCCGGCAAGATCAAGGGCGAGCTGGCGCAGTACCGCGAGATGGCGGCCTTCGCGCAGTTCGGCTCCGACCTCGACGCCGCGACCCAGCGCCTGCTGAACCGCGGTTCGCGCCTGACCGAGCTCCTGAAGCAGCCGCAGTTCTCGCCGCTGAAGATGGAAGAGCAGGTCTGTGTGATCTGGGCCGGCACCAACGGCTATCTCGACGGTCTCCCGCTGAACAAGGTTCGTGCGTTCGAGGACGGTCTGCTGTCGCTGCTGCGCGGCAAGCACGCTGATCTCTTGAACACGATCCGCGATACGCGCGATCTGTCGGACGACAGCGCGGCCAAGCTGAAGGCTGCGGTCGAAGGCTTCGCCAAGACCTTCTCCTGA
- a CDS encoding adenylate/guanylate cyclase domain-containing protein: MAEQTVLKRKIAAIFAADIAGYSRLVAEDEEETLRRLAAYREVVDDFIARAGGRIFNTAGDAVLAEFPSAVEAVRCAIDIQESLRTRNMAFPPNRQMSYRIGITIGDVVERDGDLLGDGVNIAARLEGLADVGGICISRAVHEQVANKLSVQFADMGAREVKNIPTPVHAFRVAMRREDGTYAPVPKKAGRLGGVRRLLLAAAATAGALVAIAAGTSFYLDYRDAKPAQRDAAKAAAEALARLSAKPASPGAASSTPASTPTAAGQPSPAPLVSQPAPSPSTTTAATEKFAPDAVPFVSERTRIALARDYAPAPAHKAFATTINGVSAYVTGQASEEAAKTAALEQCQQRAEASNGPRKCELYAVGDDVVYAHSRPPLPAQPWVRHDPLTERAFSASDMPLIRDTGRDRLAANYGPARRTKAIALGPGGQFFFSVGGELVDDVVRRNLEACGAQAGTACIIVALDDTFVVPVPTVMKATGFFHVASHTAIAAESRDEVARRLAAASSGWNAIAVGTSGHPGYGLNGDREETAIGGALADCATRDQDCRVIAIGPFTVEDN, translated from the coding sequence ATGGCAGAGCAGACCGTTTTGAAGCGCAAGATCGCGGCGATCTTCGCCGCCGATATCGCCGGCTACTCGCGCCTTGTTGCAGAGGACGAGGAAGAGACGCTGCGGCGTCTCGCTGCGTACCGCGAAGTCGTCGACGACTTCATCGCGCGCGCCGGCGGCCGCATCTTCAACACCGCTGGCGATGCCGTGCTCGCGGAGTTCCCGAGCGCGGTCGAGGCCGTGCGCTGCGCCATCGACATCCAGGAGAGCCTGCGGACGCGCAACATGGCGTTTCCGCCGAACCGGCAGATGAGCTACCGCATCGGCATCACCATCGGCGATGTCGTCGAGCGCGACGGCGATCTGCTCGGCGACGGCGTCAACATTGCAGCCAGGCTCGAGGGACTCGCCGATGTCGGCGGCATCTGCATCTCGCGCGCGGTGCATGAGCAGGTTGCCAACAAGCTGTCGGTGCAGTTCGCCGATATGGGCGCGCGCGAGGTGAAGAACATCCCGACCCCGGTGCATGCCTTTCGTGTGGCCATGCGTCGCGAGGACGGCACCTACGCGCCGGTGCCGAAGAAGGCGGGCCGGCTGGGCGGCGTGCGACGCCTGCTGCTCGCGGCGGCCGCGACCGCCGGTGCGCTGGTCGCGATCGCTGCCGGGACGTCCTTCTATCTCGATTACCGCGACGCCAAGCCTGCGCAGCGCGACGCGGCCAAGGCCGCGGCTGAAGCGCTGGCGCGGCTGTCCGCCAAGCCGGCGTCGCCGGGCGCGGCCTCGTCAACTCCTGCATCGACGCCTACGGCGGCCGGGCAACCCAGCCCGGCGCCTTTAGTATCGCAGCCCGCACCCTCACCATCGACGACGACGGCCGCGACCGAGAAGTTCGCCCCCGACGCCGTGCCGTTCGTCAGCGAGCGTACCCGCATCGCGCTTGCGCGCGACTATGCCCCGGCTCCGGCACACAAGGCCTTCGCGACCACCATCAACGGCGTCAGCGCCTATGTCACCGGACAGGCCAGCGAGGAGGCCGCGAAGACAGCGGCGCTGGAGCAGTGCCAGCAGCGGGCCGAAGCCTCGAACGGCCCGCGCAAATGCGAGCTCTATGCCGTTGGCGACGACGTCGTCTACGCCCATAGCAGGCCGCCTTTGCCGGCCCAGCCCTGGGTGCGTCACGACCCGCTCACAGAGCGGGCCTTCAGTGCGTCGGACATGCCGCTGATTCGTGATACCGGTCGCGACCGCCTGGCGGCGAATTACGGCCCCGCACGGCGCACCAAGGCGATCGCGCTCGGGCCGGGCGGACAGTTCTTCTTCAGCGTCGGCGGCGAGCTGGTCGACGACGTGGTCCGGCGCAATCTCGAGGCCTGCGGCGCGCAGGCCGGAACCGCCTGCATCATCGTGGCGCTGGACGATACGTTCGTGGTGCCGGTGCCGACGGTGATGAAGGCGACCGGCTTCTTCCACGTCGCCAGCCACACGGCGATCGCAGCCGAGTCCCGCGATGAGGTCGCGCGCCGTCTCGCCGCCGCAAGCTCGGGTTGGAATGCGATCGCGGTCGGAACATCAGGCCATCCCGGCTACGGCCTGAACGGCGATCGTGAGGAGACCGCCATCGGCGGCGCGCTGGCCGATTGCGCCACGCGCGATCAGGATTGCCGCGTCATTGCGATCGGCCCGTTCACGGTCGAGGATAATTAG
- a CDS encoding RNA pyrophosphohydrolase yields the protein MTETRPYRPNVGIALLNAEGLVFLGRRFRDDGPEIVLPGLEWQMPQGGIDPGEDLQAAARRELWEETGIRDADILAESDWLTYEFPPFTDPNHRLAGFRGQRQKWFAMRFTGREADIDPVTPRNGQPAEFDAWRWERLARVPELVVPFRREVYRAVAEAFAHLAG from the coding sequence ATGACCGAAACCAGACCCTATCGCCCGAACGTCGGCATCGCGCTGCTCAATGCCGAAGGCCTCGTCTTCCTCGGGCGCCGCTTCCGCGACGATGGACCGGAAATCGTGCTGCCCGGCCTGGAATGGCAGATGCCGCAGGGCGGCATCGATCCGGGCGAGGACCTGCAGGCGGCGGCGCGGCGCGAGCTGTGGGAGGAGACTGGCATCCGCGACGCCGACATCCTCGCCGAGAGCGATTGGCTGACCTACGAATTTCCGCCGTTCACGGATCCGAACCACCGGCTCGCGGGCTTTCGCGGCCAGCGCCAGAAATGGTTCGCGATGCGCTTCACGGGCCGCGAGGCCGACATCGACCCGGTGACGCCGCGCAACGGCCAGCCGGCCGAATTCGACGCGTGGCGCTGGGAGCGGCTGGCACGCGTGCCGGAGCTGGTGGTGCCATTCCGGCGCGAGGTGTACCGCGCGGTGGCAGAGGCGTTTGCGCATCTGGCGGGATAA